One window of Paludibacter propionicigenes WB4 genomic DNA carries:
- a CDS encoding DUF6786 family protein, protein MENKNYLNDKQFLSKYLNVVELKSGDKCLLVTPDLQGRVLTSSANGQDGYSFGWLNYDLIASGKFLPHCNNFGGEDRFWLGPEGGQFSIFFKSSSGKGFNFEDWQAPALIDTDRWELVSTNDSKAVFTKSTVLENWSGSQLACRLDRSVTLLENSVVEKELGVKLPESVSSIVFSSENKLTNTGDFEWNQTSGMLSIWILGQFIPSAKNTVIIPYKQSDVAKINDSYFGKIDADRLKVTDTHLFFKGDGGKRGKIGTPPEMTIPVAGAYDAENGTLTVVKFNFDIKRNVYVNSMWEYQTEPFKGDVINSYNDGPLEDGSIMGPFYEIETSSPAAALKPGETLTHTHTTMHFKGDFEQLNEIARKTLGVDLSEIEL, encoded by the coding sequence ATGGAAAATAAAAATTATCTGAACGACAAGCAGTTTTTGTCGAAATACCTGAATGTTGTTGAATTAAAATCAGGTGATAAATGTCTTTTGGTTACACCAGACTTACAGGGACGTGTACTTACAAGTAGTGCCAACGGGCAGGATGGCTATAGTTTTGGCTGGCTGAACTATGATTTAATTGCTTCAGGCAAGTTTCTCCCACACTGTAATAACTTTGGTGGTGAAGATCGTTTCTGGTTGGGTCCGGAAGGTGGACAGTTTTCAATCTTTTTCAAAAGCAGTTCAGGCAAAGGCTTCAATTTCGAAGACTGGCAGGCTCCGGCATTGATTGATACCGATCGATGGGAATTGGTTTCGACCAATGATTCAAAAGCCGTCTTTACCAAATCAACCGTGCTTGAAAACTGGTCGGGATCTCAATTGGCTTGCCGGTTAGATCGTTCGGTTACGCTACTCGAAAACAGTGTGGTAGAAAAAGAATTGGGTGTGAAATTGCCTGAATCTGTCAGCTCAATTGTTTTTTCTTCAGAAAACAAACTGACCAACACCGGTGATTTTGAATGGAATCAAACTTCGGGTATGTTGTCCATTTGGATATTGGGACAATTTATTCCTTCTGCAAAAAATACGGTTATTATACCATACAAACAATCGGACGTAGCCAAAATCAACGACAGCTATTTCGGAAAGATTGATGCCGACAGACTGAAGGTGACGGATACGCATTTGTTCTTCAAAGGCGATGGTGGTAAACGTGGAAAGATCGGTACACCACCCGAAATGACTATCCCTGTTGCAGGTGCTTACGATGCTGAAAACGGAACGCTTACTGTGGTGAAGTTCAACTTCGATATCAAACGGAACGTGTATGTAAATTCGATGTGGGAATATCAGACTGAGCCGTTTAAAGGAGATGTAATCAACTCCTACAACGATGGACCACTGGAAGACGGCAGCATTATGGGACCGTTTTACGAAATAGAAACTTCGTCGCCGGCAGCAGCTTTGAAACCGGGTGAAACGTTGACACATACTCATACCACCATGCACTTTAAAGGTGATTTTGAACAACTAAACGAAATTGCCCGCAAAACACTTGGTGTTGATTTATCAGAAATAGAGCTTTAA
- the lpdA gene encoding dihydrolipoyl dehydrogenase: protein MYNLIIIGGGPAGYVAAERAGHKGLSVILFEKNAMGGVCLNEGCIPTKTMLYSAKTYENALHGDKYGVYGDNVRFDYGKIVARKNKIVRKLVAGVNAKMKQHEVMVVSGEAIIQGKTNEGIEVTCGGETYLGENLLICTGSEAFVPPIPGLEEAGEIILTNREILQLKEQPASLVIIGGGVIGMEFASLYNSLGTKVTVIEMLPEILGANDAEISAMLREMYAKKGIEFHMEAKVVKVEGNKVIFEKEGVTESVEGDKILVSVGRRAITKGFGLENLQVELIKGGIKVDEKMRTNIPNVFAAGDVTGFSLLAHTASREGEVVVNNLTGREDKMRYDAIPGVVYTNPEVAGVGETEESATAKAIAYKVAKLPMTFAGRFVAENEGGNGLCKVLVAEATDKVIGVHMLGNPCSEMIYGACMAIEKGMTLAELQEVVFPHPTVSEIFKETVFAF from the coding sequence ATGTACAACTTAATAATTATTGGTGGAGGTCCTGCCGGATATGTAGCTGCAGAACGTGCGGGGCATAAAGGACTCTCGGTGATACTTTTTGAAAAAAATGCCATGGGTGGAGTGTGTTTAAATGAGGGTTGTATTCCGACCAAAACCATGCTTTACAGTGCCAAGACCTACGAAAACGCATTACACGGAGATAAATACGGCGTGTATGGCGACAATGTCCGTTTTGATTACGGCAAAATTGTAGCCCGTAAAAATAAAATAGTACGTAAGTTGGTTGCCGGAGTCAATGCCAAAATGAAACAACATGAGGTAATGGTTGTATCGGGCGAAGCTATCATTCAGGGAAAGACCAATGAGGGTATAGAAGTAACTTGTGGCGGAGAAACTTATCTGGGTGAAAACTTGCTGATTTGTACAGGTTCCGAAGCTTTCGTTCCTCCTATTCCCGGACTGGAAGAAGCCGGTGAAATCATTCTGACTAACCGCGAAATTCTTCAGTTGAAAGAGCAGCCTGCGTCGTTGGTTATTATCGGAGGAGGAGTTATCGGAATGGAGTTTGCCAGTCTGTATAACAGTCTGGGTACAAAGGTTACGGTAATCGAAATGCTTCCCGAAATACTGGGTGCTAACGATGCTGAGATCTCGGCTATGCTTCGCGAAATGTATGCGAAGAAGGGTATAGAATTCCACATGGAAGCCAAAGTGGTAAAAGTGGAAGGCAACAAAGTCATTTTTGAGAAAGAGGGAGTAACCGAATCGGTTGAAGGCGATAAAATCCTGGTGAGTGTTGGTCGTCGTGCCATTACAAAAGGGTTTGGATTGGAAAATCTGCAGGTAGAATTGATAAAAGGCGGTATTAAAGTTGATGAAAAGATGCGAACCAATATACCGAATGTATTTGCAGCAGGCGATGTAACGGGTTTCTCGTTGTTGGCTCACACAGCCAGTCGCGAAGGGGAAGTGGTAGTGAATAACCTGACCGGAAGAGAAGATAAAATGCGTTACGACGCTATTCCGGGTGTGGTTTACACCAACCCTGAAGTTGCAGGAGTGGGTGAAACGGAAGAATCTGCCACTGCCAAAGCCATTGCGTATAAAGTTGCCAAATTGCCCATGACTTTTGCGGGACGTTTTGTAGCTGAAAACGAAGGTGGCAATGGATTATGCAAAGTACTGGTAGCAGAAGCAACCGACAAGGTTATCGGTGTTCATATGTTGGGCAATCCATGCAGCGAAATGATTTATGGAGCATGTATGGCTATTGAAAAGGGTATGACTCTGGCTGAATTGCAGGAAGTTGTGTTTCCACATCCAACAGTAAGTGAAATTTTCAAAGAAACCGTATTTGCTTTTTGA
- a CDS encoding GIY-YIG nuclease family protein gives MYTVYAIRSLTRNYIYVGMTSDLDERLQRHNAGYEQTTKPYRPFELIYKEEVESRIEARNREKYFKSGVGKDFLKKLIQT, from the coding sequence ATGTACACAGTTTACGCCATAAGAAGCCTGACACGAAATTATATTTATGTTGGTATGACTTCTGATCTTGATGAGAGATTACAGAGGCATAATGCCGGTTATGAGCAAACAACCAAACCATACAGACCATTCGAATTGATATACAAGGAAGAGGTTGAAAGTAGAATAGAAGCGCGGAATAGAGAGAAATACTTTAAAAGTGGTGTTGGAAAAGACTTTCTGAAAAAATTAATACAGACATAA
- a CDS encoding vWA domain-containing protein: MKTRNNKLLVIVCTIFIFTANTFAQQIQVTGIVTDAQTRELIVGATVTEKGSKKGTVTDTKGRYSITTQHGKKLVISFIGYEKKEVVVKSEYIDVALTPDQKALEEVVVVGYASQRMISTVGAISVADVADVKVSNYNQPSSFMPVMIKRVQPDAEEYGSYKENRFLSAKEQALSTFSLDVDAASYGNMRRMINMGQKPPKDAIRVEELINYFSYDYPKPTGKDPVSINTETSICPWDATHRLVKIGVKAREIPSENLPASNFVFLLDVSGSMDVPNKLELVKSSIKLLTNNLRKTDRVAIVVYAGAAGVVLESTEGTDKQKIMEAVDGLHAGGSTAGGAGIQLAYKIAEKNFIENGNNRIVLCTDGDFNVGVSSNNELESLIESKRKTGVYLTVLGYGMGNYKDNKLQILAEKGNGNHAYIDNIQEANKVLVNEFGSTMYTVAKDVKIQVEFNPAQVNAYRLIGYESRLLNKEDFNDDTKDAGELGSGHTVTALYEIIPAGVKNTYGGVDNLKYQTNNNTTNNVQPNNSSELLTVKLRYKFPNSDSSNKMEVPVLMSDINKKPSSDFKFIMAVSMFGQLLRESDFKGNSSYDKVIELANNGIGNDTHGYRREFVRLVESVNQLDK, from the coding sequence ATGAAAACAAGAAACAACAAATTACTGGTCATCGTCTGTACGATTTTCATTTTTACAGCCAACACTTTTGCTCAACAAATTCAGGTAACAGGAATTGTAACCGATGCACAAACCCGCGAATTAATCGTGGGTGCTACGGTAACGGAAAAAGGATCGAAAAAAGGAACAGTGACCGATACCAAAGGACGTTACAGCATCACCACCCAACACGGAAAAAAATTGGTTATCTCGTTCATTGGTTATGAAAAGAAGGAAGTAGTCGTAAAAAGCGAATATATTGATGTTGCCCTCACTCCCGATCAAAAAGCATTGGAAGAAGTAGTGGTAGTAGGTTACGCATCGCAAAGAATGATTTCTACAGTCGGTGCTATCAGCGTGGCCGATGTTGCTGATGTAAAGGTCTCGAATTACAATCAGCCATCGTCATTTATGCCTGTAATGATAAAACGAGTTCAGCCCGATGCCGAAGAATATGGAAGTTACAAAGAAAATCGTTTCCTCTCGGCCAAAGAACAGGCACTATCTACGTTTTCGCTGGATGTGGACGCTGCCTCTTACGGCAATATGCGCCGAATGATAAACATGGGTCAGAAACCACCGAAAGATGCCATCCGTGTTGAAGAACTGATCAACTATTTCAGCTATGATTACCCGAAACCTACCGGCAAAGATCCCGTTAGTATCAATACCGAAACAAGCATCTGCCCCTGGGACGCTACTCACCGCTTAGTAAAAATAGGAGTAAAAGCCCGCGAGATTCCGTCAGAGAATCTTCCTGCCTCTAATTTTGTTTTTCTGCTCGACGTGTCGGGTTCTATGGATGTTCCAAACAAACTGGAGCTGGTCAAATCATCAATCAAGCTACTGACTAATAACCTGCGTAAAACCGACCGTGTAGCTATAGTAGTTTATGCCGGAGCTGCAGGCGTTGTGCTCGAATCGACCGAAGGAACGGATAAACAAAAGATAATGGAAGCAGTGGATGGCCTACATGCAGGAGGCTCTACTGCCGGAGGAGCAGGAATACAGCTGGCCTACAAAATAGCCGAAAAGAACTTTATAGAGAATGGAAACAACCGTATCGTGCTTTGTACAGATGGCGACTTCAACGTAGGTGTTTCCAGCAACAATGAGCTGGAAAGTCTGATAGAATCAAAACGAAAAACAGGCGTTTATCTTACTGTACTGGGCTATGGCATGGGGAACTACAAAGACAATAAGTTGCAAATTCTCGCCGAAAAAGGAAACGGGAATCATGCTTATATCGACAACATACAGGAAGCCAACAAAGTATTGGTCAACGAATTTGGCAGTACAATGTACACTGTAGCCAAGGATGTAAAGATTCAGGTGGAATTTAATCCGGCTCAGGTAAATGCTTACCGACTGATAGGATATGAAAGCCGCTTACTGAACAAAGAAGATTTCAACGACGACACCAAAGATGCAGGCGAACTAGGCTCAGGACATACCGTTACGGCACTCTATGAAATCATCCCTGCCGGAGTAAAAAACACCTATGGTGGAGTGGACAACCTGAAATATCAAACGAACAATAACACAACCAACAACGTACAACCCAACAATTCATCGGAACTGCTCACCGTAAAACTTCGTTATAAATTCCCAAACAGCGACAGCAGCAATAAAATGGAAGTTCCGGTTTTAATGAGCGATATCAATAAAAAACCATCGTCCGACTTTAAATTTATCATGGCGGTATCTATGTTCGGACAGTTGCTTCGCGAATCGGACTTCAAGGGAAACAGTTCGTATGATAAAGTCATAGAACTTGCCAACAACGGCATAGGAAACGATACTCACGGTTATCGCAGAGAGTTTGTGCGCTTGGTTGAATCGGTAAATCAACTGGATAAGTAA
- a CDS encoding RNA polymerase sigma factor — protein sequence MKAKEKISEYSEENLLRTFTESGDTVFLGELYRRYIPLVYGLCLKYLNQKEAAQDAVMDIFGVLADKVPQYEIKNFNTWLYSVAKNHCLHVLRKDKNVSMVNIEDVLVENQAILTLTDKPQSQEEMEALSYCMDTLPEEQKRSIQYFFYDEKSYADIVDLTGYALSKVKSYIQNGKRNLKSCMIKVLKLNPER from the coding sequence TTGAAAGCCAAAGAGAAAATATCGGAATATTCTGAAGAAAATTTGCTTCGCACTTTTACCGAAAGTGGCGACACTGTTTTTCTGGGAGAATTGTACAGACGATATATTCCGTTGGTATATGGTTTGTGTCTGAAATATCTCAATCAGAAAGAAGCGGCACAAGATGCGGTGATGGATATTTTTGGGGTGCTGGCAGACAAAGTGCCGCAGTATGAGATTAAGAACTTCAATACCTGGCTGTACAGTGTGGCAAAAAACCATTGTTTGCACGTATTGCGCAAAGACAAAAACGTCAGTATGGTTAATATTGAAGATGTGCTTGTGGAAAATCAAGCCATTTTGACTCTAACGGATAAACCGCAGTCGCAGGAAGAGATGGAAGCGCTGTCTTATTGTATGGACACCTTGCCCGAGGAGCAAAAGCGAAGCATTCAGTATTTTTTTTACGACGAAAAATCCTATGCCGACATTGTGGATCTGACGGGATACGCGCTCAGCAAAGTGAAGAGTTATATTCAGAACGGAAAACGAAACCTGAAAAGTTGCATGATAAAGGTTTTAAAATTAAACCCGGAGCGCTGA
- a CDS encoding carboxypeptidase-like regulatory domain-containing protein, giving the protein MRLIEYIQGKRRGKEANKLEREAMNDPFLQDAIDGFDAVEGNHVQDIDDLERSIMQQATRRKRFVPYRAWAIGVAASVVLMLGIGSLFYFRTEQPKVIALHPPVRVTLPPADTARKSIPAPEERAVAQHLDKKLRKPVAVLSVPPVADSNAEPIKTQEEINESKQHISVSDVSPGYDIADVHSTKDIADVMSFRPVDSNKTQADKVQAVSVNGSPVQKESATRTITKLSDVKAPSGVITGQVLDDAGEPLIGATVKVKGMNNGTITNAEGKFELPAQLNGKDKLVASYIGYQNEEVPAAGNSYIIKLKPSNSALSEVVVVGYASQRKSSVVGSIRETPVTGEKFGEKEFEKYYKTHHRAGLCDRTEYELKARFRIDANGKPLQIEVTQSPCPEIEQEFTALLMGSPAWTKTNRTVKLTIRM; this is encoded by the coding sequence ATGAGGTTAATAGAGTACATACAAGGTAAACGCCGCGGGAAAGAAGCCAATAAGCTCGAACGCGAAGCCATGAATGATCCTTTTCTACAGGATGCCATTGATGGTTTTGATGCTGTGGAGGGCAACCATGTACAGGATATTGATGACCTTGAACGCAGTATCATGCAGCAAGCCACGCGGCGCAAGCGCTTTGTACCGTACAGGGCGTGGGCAATAGGAGTGGCAGCCTCTGTTGTGCTGATGCTGGGCATAGGGAGTCTGTTTTACTTCCGCACCGAACAACCTAAGGTCATTGCACTGCATCCACCCGTGCGTGTAACCCTGCCGCCTGCCGATACTGCCCGAAAAAGCATCCCTGCTCCCGAAGAACGTGCGGTGGCACAACATCTGGATAAAAAACTCCGGAAACCCGTCGCTGTACTCAGTGTGCCACCGGTTGCCGATAGCAACGCCGAACCGATAAAGACTCAGGAAGAGATTAACGAAAGCAAGCAGCATATCAGTGTGTCCGATGTATCTCCGGGATATGACATTGCCGATGTGCATTCCACCAAAGACATTGCCGATGTAATGTCGTTCAGGCCGGTAGATAGTAATAAAACGCAGGCGGATAAAGTACAGGCTGTTTCTGTCAATGGAAGTCCCGTCCAAAAAGAATCTGCCACCCGAACCATTACAAAGCTGTCGGACGTGAAAGCACCATCGGGGGTTATTACCGGGCAGGTGCTTGATGATGCAGGCGAACCGCTGATAGGAGCCACCGTAAAAGTAAAAGGTATGAACAATGGCACCATTACCAATGCCGAAGGTAAGTTTGAACTTCCTGCTCAGCTCAACGGTAAGGACAAACTTGTGGCATCTTATATCGGATACCAAAACGAAGAAGTCCCTGCTGCGGGCAATTCGTACATTATCAAACTCAAACCGTCCAATTCGGCACTGAGCGAAGTAGTGGTTGTGGGTTATGCATCGCAACGGAAATCATCTGTAGTAGGATCTATACGGGAAACTCCCGTTACGGGTGAAAAATTTGGCGAAAAAGAGTTTGAGAAATACTATAAAACCCACCATCGTGCCGGACTTTGCGACCGGACAGAATATGAATTGAAAGCCCGCTTCCGTATTGATGCGAATGGTAAACCTCTTCAAATAGAAGTAACTCAGTCGCCTTGCCCGGAAATAGAACAGGAATTCACCGCACTGCTTATGGGCAGCCCTGCATGGACTAAAACCAACCGCACCGTAAAACTTACCATCCGCATGTAA
- a CDS encoding fibronectin type III domain-containing protein, translating into MGNAKVSINFSSGKYSDEALGTKTNNIIENMERNPNFQSPTPSIQELRTANNNYIASLAKVEGGTKQDTVIKNNLRAIVEDMLQTLGGYVQTISGGDESIILSSGMDVNKKKSPVGQLPKPENLTVKPGDNKGAVILTCDVVPSASFYEFEYTEMPLTATPNWIQKTCTKRRLQLEGLISGKQYAFRVAGAGSDPSRIYSEIATSYIL; encoded by the coding sequence ATGGGAAATGCAAAAGTTTCAATCAATTTTTCGTCGGGCAAATACTCTGACGAAGCCCTGGGTACCAAAACCAACAACATTATCGAAAACATGGAAAGAAACCCGAACTTTCAGTCACCTACTCCTTCGATACAGGAACTGCGTACGGCCAACAACAACTACATTGCGTCGCTGGCTAAGGTAGAGGGAGGTACTAAACAGGATACGGTAATCAAAAACAACTTGCGTGCAATAGTAGAAGACATGCTGCAAACGCTGGGAGGCTATGTGCAGACCATTAGCGGGGGCGACGAATCTATTATACTGAGCAGCGGCATGGATGTGAACAAAAAGAAAAGCCCCGTGGGACAACTGCCCAAACCCGAAAACTTAACCGTGAAACCGGGCGACAACAAAGGTGCCGTGATACTGACTTGCGACGTGGTGCCCAGTGCATCGTTCTACGAATTTGAATACACCGAAATGCCTTTGACAGCAACACCCAACTGGATTCAGAAAACTTGCACCAAACGCCGACTTCAACTCGAAGGACTCATCAGCGGCAAGCAATATGCTTTCCGTGTGGCAGGCGCAGGCTCCGATCCTTCGCGCATTTACAGCGAGATTGCTACCAGTTACATTTTATAA
- a CDS encoding DUF4747 family protein: MSKKQKEKEFYFYVINIKLRDKESKKDLEHTDYTRIFKSLFNNRVHKRSSNTKHCIIKNLFEEIENDEVLYLSGLIAQFTYIENEKWFNVKSMDIDEEFAAPEGLFPDAKMTEYVFIPKAHRFCYKITSEFQTNPYPIKNFFEKALNEVCKSNEYVQVDVETDASTIEMILASPVIKKLIIDINYSNFDSGNVLKRFVDDDVRQSNTSKLKIEATQKPGVSIDVKESKILSGAISSSLSNGETQARVIDEKGKTHTINTSDFPLKDHVFGFPSRFNALVHNKIMEMFRNGN; encoded by the coding sequence ATGAGCAAAAAACAGAAAGAAAAAGAATTTTATTTTTATGTAATAAACATCAAGTTAAGAGATAAAGAAAGTAAAAAAGACTTAGAACATACTGATTATACAAGAATTTTTAAAAGTCTATTTAATAATAGGGTGCATAAGCGATCATCAAACACTAAGCATTGCATCATTAAGAATCTTTTTGAAGAAATAGAAAATGATGAAGTACTGTATTTATCTGGACTTATAGCTCAGTTTACCTACATTGAAAATGAAAAATGGTTCAATGTTAAATCAATGGATATTGATGAAGAATTCGCAGCTCCAGAAGGTTTATTCCCAGATGCTAAAATGACAGAATATGTTTTTATCCCAAAAGCACATCGTTTTTGTTACAAGATAACTAGTGAATTTCAAACTAATCCTTATCCAATAAAAAACTTTTTTGAAAAGGCATTAAATGAAGTGTGCAAATCTAATGAATATGTGCAAGTAGATGTAGAAACAGATGCATCTACTATTGAAATGATTCTTGCATCCCCTGTAATAAAAAAACTAATTATAGACATTAATTACTCAAACTTTGACAGTGGAAATGTACTAAAAAGATTTGTAGACGATGATGTTAGGCAGTCTAATACTTCTAAGCTAAAAATAGAGGCAACACAAAAACCTGGCGTATCAATAGATGTAAAAGAGAGTAAGATACTATCTGGTGCAATATCATCTTCTTTAAGTAATGGTGAGACTCAAGCTAGAGTCATTGATGAAAAAGGGAAAACACATACAATTAATACATCAGACTTTCCATTAAAGGATCATGTATTTGGATTTCCGAGCAGATTTAATGCATTAGTTCATAATAAAATTATGGAAATGTTCAGAAATGGAAACTAA
- a CDS encoding nucleoid-associated protein, with protein MSINYSSVKLNKFIVHHVENKESIRPFILSSNETTVDDEQLRGIIIEYFFSSFKNDNYYHFIHNSNIEMNEIYSYTNEIFDNNSTFLENSINIAKYLSDCSIHPKIKNGKVFIAYFDNCIIDDIVTDAIGIFKIENLDYFLKTHESNKQYDINYEQGINIEKIDKGCLIFNLEKGNGNIVSIIDRTNKSIEAKYWTENFLHVEQRKDEYYNTQNVLSMCKNFIKEGLPEELDISKADQVDFLNKAVEYFKKNEDFDMSDFKKVVMGKPEVAQSFDQYKSEYEFARELAVLDRFSISEAAVKKQARALKSVIKLDKNFHIYVHGDRDMIEQGTDEEGRKYYKIYYNQES; from the coding sequence ATGAGTATTAATTATTCAAGTGTAAAGTTAAATAAGTTTATTGTTCATCATGTTGAGAACAAAGAAAGTATTAGACCTTTTATTCTTTCCTCAAATGAAACCACAGTTGATGATGAACAGTTAAGAGGAATTATTATAGAGTATTTTTTTTCTTCATTTAAAAATGATAATTATTATCATTTTATTCATAATTCAAATATAGAAATGAATGAAATATATTCATACACTAATGAAATATTTGACAATAATAGTACCTTTTTAGAAAACTCAATTAATATTGCCAAATATCTCTCAGATTGTTCAATTCATCCAAAAATAAAAAATGGAAAAGTTTTCATTGCCTATTTTGACAACTGTATTATTGATGATATAGTAACTGACGCTATTGGCATTTTCAAAATTGAAAATCTTGATTATTTTTTGAAAACTCATGAATCAAACAAACAATATGATATAAACTATGAGCAAGGCATTAATATTGAAAAAATAGACAAAGGATGTCTTATATTTAACTTAGAAAAGGGAAATGGTAATATTGTATCTATAATTGATAGGACGAATAAAAGTATAGAAGCAAAGTATTGGACTGAAAACTTTTTACACGTTGAACAAAGAAAAGACGAGTACTATAATACTCAAAATGTACTGTCAATGTGTAAGAACTTTATCAAAGAAGGTCTTCCGGAAGAATTGGATATATCAAAAGCAGATCAGGTAGACTTTTTAAATAAGGCGGTAGAGTACTTCAAAAAGAATGAAGACTTTGATATGTCAGACTTTAAAAAAGTAGTAATGGGTAAACCGGAGGTTGCTCAGAGTTTTGATCAATATAAATCGGAGTATGAATTTGCTCGTGAACTAGCTGTTCTGGATAGGTTCTCTATTTCAGAAGCAGCAGTAAAGAAACAAGCACGTGCTTTAAAAAGCGTCATTAAACTGGATAAGAACTTTCATATCTATGTGCATGGTGACAGAGATATGATTGAGCAGGGAACAGATGAAGAAGGAAGGAAGTATTATAAGATTTATTATAATCAGGAGAGCTAA
- a CDS encoding AAA family ATPase, giving the protein MFDSNFQIPTELLSFRNTLPEDVNIIVGENGSGKSYMLSQLAENHLKSNNKDVVVIANSIHDKFKPHHSIRFHPLKNSVGRKYTKDVLKKSLINMSKDSSKRINFATNVLKYVGFDSKIGFRLHFKNTSLNDIDDIFDLNDELFLKYKLQDIDIEKEEREDIYSELLKYLNYSIKNKKVYNQRTYNEFYDIIWFNMNDYESSYKFSLINLFKWEYILVRNKIIEPIDVFLSKNDQIIPLLSASSGELALITSFLYITSIINEKTVILIDEPENSLHPKWQREYVKLLVDIVYLYQPHIVIATHSPLIVSGAELNVKGAKIYKAQNFELELQEKRTLNIEEIYYDLFDTIMPENRILSNIIVNQLNKLEKKEISLENFLKYLDPIYDNVRDKRQIKMLDGISKLAEKIVLQRKN; this is encoded by the coding sequence ATGTTTGATTCAAATTTTCAAATACCCACAGAATTACTCTCATTCCGAAATACATTACCAGAAGATGTAAATATCATTGTTGGAGAGAATGGAAGCGGAAAAAGTTATATGCTCTCACAATTGGCTGAAAATCATTTAAAATCAAATAATAAAGATGTTGTAGTCATTGCCAATTCAATTCATGATAAATTTAAACCTCATCACTCCATAAGATTTCACCCACTAAAAAATAGTGTTGGGAGAAAATATACTAAAGATGTTTTAAAGAAATCACTCATTAACATGAGTAAAGATTCTTCAAAGAGAATTAACTTCGCTACAAACGTACTTAAATATGTTGGATTTGATTCAAAAATTGGATTTAGACTTCACTTCAAAAATACATCTCTAAATGATATAGATGATATATTCGATTTGAATGATGAGTTATTTCTAAAATATAAATTACAAGATATTGATATTGAGAAAGAAGAACGGGAAGATATTTATTCTGAATTATTGAAATATCTAAATTACTCTATCAAAAACAAAAAAGTCTACAATCAAAGAACTTACAACGAATTCTATGATATAATTTGGTTTAATATGAATGATTATGAATCTTCGTATAAATTTTCATTAATCAATTTATTTAAATGGGAATATATATTAGTTAGAAATAAGATAATAGAACCCATTGATGTTTTTCTCTCAAAAAACGACCAAATTATTCCATTGTTGTCAGCTAGTTCGGGTGAGTTAGCATTAATTACAAGTTTTTTATATATCACATCAATTATAAATGAAAAAACTGTAATCTTAATTGATGAACCCGAAAATAGTTTGCATCCTAAATGGCAAAGAGAATATGTAAAATTACTTGTTGACATTGTGTACTTATATCAACCCCATATAGTTATTGCAACTCACTCACCATTAATAGTAAGTGGTGCTGAATTAAATGTAAAAGGAGCAAAAATATATAAAGCCCAAAATTTTGAACTTGAACTACAAGAAAAAAGAACGCTAAACATTGAAGAGATATATTATGATTTATTTGATACAATTATGCCCGAAAATCGAATACTATCTAATATTATTGTAAATCAATTGAATAAGTTAGAAAAGAAAGAGATTAGTCTAGAGAATTTTCTTAAATATCTTGATCCAATTTATGATAATGTTCGTGATAAGCGTCAAATAAAGATGTTAGATGGCATTTCAAAATTAGCTGAAAAAATTGTTCTTCAAAGAAAAAATTAG